From Dermochelys coriacea isolate rDerCor1 chromosome 9, rDerCor1.pri.v4, whole genome shotgun sequence, one genomic window encodes:
- the LOC119861023 gene encoding glucose-dependent insulinotropic receptor-like: MSHIFYAVLHSLLGFFIPSANLLVIVMVYKLMKKQQGRSYIFILNLAAADLLVGVMCIAEALDNILDGDFDKNLSFCLLRICMSMTPCIGSILTLLLISLDRYLAVKRPLYYPTLLNKKPVVFSLTILWAVSILFGHIPLISPSLQQSNYTGYCGLLYAAKSDYLYVTCFGIFIPSLLVMICLHISMGRIAYSQHKRIRRACLQTEPFTAQLRHFKALRTVLIMIVSFTTCWGPYYLAGFVQATCDSCNLAHPIADVLFLLGEINSLINPLIYALYCKDIRSQLPKLMKFKKKGQVKPLAVVHFNIQALDGLSNGEAKRPDSFGVQIPNTTFFNSSNPCKIVFSVS, encoded by the coding sequence ATGAGCCACATCTTTTATGCAGTGTTACATTCTCTCCTGGGCTTCTTCATCCCCTCAGCCAACCTGCTGGTAATTGTGATGGTCTACAAACTAATGAAGAAGCAGCAGGGAAGAAGCTACATCTTCATCCTCAACCTGGCTGCTGCAGACCTGCTGGTGGGAGTGATGTGCATTGCAGAGGCACTTGATAATATTCTGGATGGAGACTTTGACAAGAATTTATCCTTTTGTCTCTTGCGAATCTGCATGAGCATGACACCTTGCATTGGCTCCATTCTCACCTTGCTTTTGATTTCCCTGGATAGATACTTGGCAGTGAAGCGCCCCCTTTATTATCCTACCCTCTTGAACAAAAAACCCGTGGTCTTCTCTCTCACCATCCTCTGGGCTGTCTCCATCTTGTTTGGGCACATACCTTTgatttctccctccctgcagcaaaGCAACTACACGGGTTACTGTGGGCTCCTGTATGCAGCCAAGAGTGACTACCTATATGTGACCTGCTTTGGGATCTTCATCCCTTCCTTGTTGGTCATGATCTGCCTGCACATCTCAATGGGGAGGATTGCCTACTCGCAGCACAAACGAATCAGGCgcgcctgcctgcaaacagaaccCTTCACTGCTCAGCTCCGCCACTTCAAGGCACTGCGGACAGTACTTATAATGATTGTCAGCTTCACCACCTGCTGGGGACCTTATTACCTGGCAGGCTTTGTGCAAGCTACTTGTGACTCCTGCAACCTGGCTCACCCGATTGCAGATGTCTTATTCCTGCTGGGAGAAATCAACTCCCTCATCAACCCCCTCATCTATGCTCTGTACTGCAAAGATATAAGAAGTCAGCTGCCCAAACTGATGAAGTTCAAGAAGAAAGGCCAAGTAAAGCCTCTGGCTGTGGTTCACTTTAATATCCAAGCCCTTGATGGTTTATCCAATGGAGAGGCTAAGAGACCCGATTCATTTGGGGTTCAAATCCCCAATACTACTTTCTTCAACAGTTCTAACCCCTGCAAAATAGTCTTCTCAGTGTCATGA